A genome region from Rubrobacter calidifluminis includes the following:
- a CDS encoding universal stress protein: MYKEIYIPVDNSDYSNQACVIGVEVARRFGGRVAGCHAYAARMHDVRFRQMESGLPEEFRDEDEMKRQRKIHDQLITKGLEIITDSYIDVLEPLCERYGVELVRRSLEGKNFKVIVEDVNSGDYDLVVMGAMGMAAVKDTVLGSVTERVVRRLKKADCLIVKDLDRNPFEHIVVTIDGSAKSLGGLKRAIDLARAFDGEVEAIAVFDPYFHYAMFHSIAGVLSTKAQKVFRFKEQEKLHEEIIDSGLAKIYTAHLEVARKIAADEGVDLKTTLLAGKPFEQTLKYVKEVNPTLVVMGRIGYHSDEDMDIGSNSENMMRYLPTNVLVGNYEYQAPDLYTAAEHMTWTKEALARMDRVPGFVVGMATGAVLRYAIEKGYTVITESVIDEVIENILPPGAMESMHAIGDQIREREAAGEEAPIDSLFQDFDERTKQNGSSSNGHGKNGSSEKEEILSSGRGGFGKAEDQGDLVGVSEEVQEEIRRAAQGKDRYECDVCHYIAKGKPARCPVCGSDPTHFHPVDAEIARAAEGENLNRSGVYDGRELHWTDDAKAFLDSLEEWQEKRRVKARVEKSALKKGYTTVTREYAEQCYREETGREAPELKASGCPVHHAREKVERESGGKCPIDHRAFKEAGKLVPEGGSKEFTWTEEAVERLERAPKGFMRNISRNMTEKLARERGTNHIDLALVEDALSGARNTMEDVITGKISIAELARDTGEKIEAPDGGAPHPVATVTMVCTVCGEEMEGVAPPEECPVCGAPPEDFEEKS, translated from the coding sequence ATGTACAAGGAGATCTACATTCCGGTAGACAACTCGGACTACTCCAACCAGGCGTGCGTCATCGGGGTGGAGGTGGCGCGCCGTTTCGGCGGGCGGGTCGCCGGCTGCCACGCCTACGCCGCCAGGATGCACGACGTGCGCTTCAGGCAGATGGAGAGCGGGCTCCCGGAGGAGTTCCGCGACGAGGACGAGATGAAGCGCCAGCGCAAGATCCACGATCAGCTCATCACCAAGGGGCTGGAGATCATAACCGACTCCTACATCGACGTGCTGGAGCCTTTGTGCGAGCGGTACGGGGTGGAGCTCGTGCGGCGCTCGCTGGAGGGCAAGAACTTCAAGGTCATCGTCGAGGACGTCAACTCCGGCGACTACGACCTGGTGGTGATGGGCGCGATGGGCATGGCCGCCGTCAAGGACACCGTCCTCGGTTCGGTGACCGAGCGGGTGGTCAGGCGTCTGAAGAAGGCGGATTGTCTGATCGTCAAGGACCTCGACCGCAACCCCTTCGAGCACATCGTGGTCACGATAGACGGCTCGGCGAAGTCGCTCGGGGGCCTCAAGAGAGCGATAGACCTGGCGCGGGCCTTCGACGGGGAGGTCGAGGCGATAGCCGTATTCGACCCCTACTTCCACTACGCGATGTTCCACTCCATCGCGGGTGTGCTCTCGACCAAGGCGCAGAAGGTCTTCCGCTTCAAGGAGCAGGAGAAACTGCACGAGGAGATCATCGACTCCGGGCTCGCCAAGATCTACACGGCCCATCTGGAGGTCGCCCGCAAGATAGCCGCCGACGAGGGCGTGGACCTCAAGACGACGCTCCTTGCGGGCAAGCCCTTCGAGCAGACGCTCAAGTACGTCAAGGAAGTCAACCCGACGCTGGTCGTGATGGGGCGCATCGGCTACCACTCCGACGAGGACATGGATATCGGGTCCAACTCGGAGAACATGATGCGCTACCTGCCGACCAACGTGCTGGTGGGCAACTACGAGTACCAGGCGCCGGACCTCTACACCGCCGCCGAGCACATGACCTGGACCAAAGAGGCGCTGGCCCGGATGGACCGGGTGCCGGGCTTCGTCGTCGGGATGGCGACCGGCGCCGTCCTGCGCTACGCGATCGAGAAGGGCTACACGGTCATCACCGAGAGCGTCATAGACGAGGTGATAGAGAACATCCTCCCGCCGGGGGCGATGGAGAGCATGCACGCCATCGGCGACCAGATCCGCGAGCGAGAGGCCGCGGGCGAGGAGGCCCCGATAGACTCCCTCTTCCAGGACTTCGACGAGCGCACGAAGCAGAACGGCTCCTCCTCGAACGGTCACGGGAAGAACGGCTCCTCCGAGAAGGAGGAGATCCTCTCCTCCGGCCGCGGCGGCTTCGGCAAGGCCGAGGATCAGGGGGACCTCGTCGGGGTCTCCGAGGAGGTACAGGAGGAGATCCGGCGGGCCGCGCAGGGCAAGGACCGCTACGAGTGCGACGTTTGCCACTACATCGCGAAGGGCAAGCCCGCCCGCTGCCCGGTCTGCGGGTCCGATCCGACCCACTTCCACCCGGTCGACGCCGAGATCGCGCGGGCCGCGGAGGGTGAGAACCTCAACCGCTCCGGGGTCTACGACGGGCGCGAGCTGCACTGGACCGACGACGCCAAGGCCTTCCTCGATTCTCTGGAGGAGTGGCAGGAGAAGCGCCGGGTCAAGGCCCGGGTGGAGAAGAGCGCGCTCAAGAAGGGCTACACCACGGTAACCCGCGAGTACGCCGAGCAGTGCTACCGGGAGGAGACCGGGCGCGAGGCACCCGAGCTGAAGGCGAGCGGCTGCCCGGTGCACCACGCCAGGGAGAAGGTCGAGCGCGAGAGCGGCGGGAAGTGTCCGATCGACCACCGGGCCTTCAAGGAGGCCGGGAAGCTGGTCCCGGAGGGCGGCTCGAAGGAGTTCACCTGGACCGAAGAGGCCGTCGAGCGCCTGGAGCGGGCGCCTAAGGGCTTCATGCGCAACATTTCGCGCAACATGACCGAGAAGCTCGCCCGCGAACGCGGCACGAACCACATAGACCTCGCGCTGGTCGAGGACGCGCTCTCCGGGGCCCGGAACACGATGGAGGACGTGATCACGGGCAAGATCTCCATCGCCGAGCTCGCCCGCGACACCGGCGAGAAGATAGAGGCTCCGGACGGCGGAGCGCCGCACCCGGTCGCGACCGTGACCATGGTCTGCACCGTCTGCGGCGAGGAGATGGAGGGTGTCGCGCCGCCCGAGGAGTGCCCGGTCTGCGGCGCGCCGCCGGAGGACTTCGAAGAGAAGAGCTGA
- a CDS encoding MarP family serine protease has protein sequence MGILDFFIVFFALLVALRGARTGFLAGALSLAGMVLGASVGSRIAPLLLPQGENPISGVAITLVGIVAFAILGDVVARAFGNALRSRLRGPIPGILDWFGGAALGLALALVLIWVVGSFALKAPSFTGLGSLARDSRILQALDHRMPAGFITRAVARLDPLPQIQGPSADVPTPTRRILEDPDVLDARSSVVRVTGVACGYGVEGTGWVAAPNTVVTNAHVVAGESFTRVQPGGVGPMRAARVVFFNPKNDIAILKVHHLGMRPLSLGVPEPGEPVAVIGFPDNGPLDVQPGRTGETQQVISTNAYNRGPVERTVTSFRVFVRPGNSGGPAVDGGGRVVATIFASRADSNRAGYGIPTQVVERYLSLAAGRTKPVSTGSCTR, from the coding sequence ATGGGCATCCTCGACTTCTTTATAGTGTTCTTCGCCCTCCTGGTCGCGCTCCGGGGGGCCCGCACCGGCTTTCTCGCCGGGGCCCTCTCTCTGGCCGGCATGGTGCTCGGCGCTTCGGTCGGATCCCGGATCGCTCCGCTCCTCCTGCCTCAGGGCGAGAACCCCATCTCCGGGGTGGCGATCACCCTGGTGGGCATCGTGGCGTTCGCGATCCTCGGCGACGTGGTCGCCCGGGCCTTCGGCAACGCCCTCAGATCACGTCTCAGGGGCCCGATACCCGGTATTCTGGACTGGTTCGGAGGGGCGGCGCTCGGACTCGCCCTGGCGCTCGTCCTGATCTGGGTGGTGGGCAGCTTTGCGCTTAAGGCCCCCTCCTTCACCGGGCTGGGCTCCCTCGCCAGGGATTCCAGGATCCTGCAGGCGCTCGACCACAGGATGCCGGCCGGGTTCATCACCCGGGCGGTGGCCCGGCTGGACCCGCTCCCACAGATACAGGGTCCCAGCGCCGACGTCCCGACGCCGACCCGCAGGATACTCGAGGACCCCGATGTGCTTGACGCACGCTCGAGCGTGGTGCGGGTGACCGGCGTGGCCTGTGGCTACGGCGTGGAGGGTACAGGCTGGGTTGCAGCTCCCAACACCGTGGTCACCAACGCCCACGTCGTCGCCGGCGAGAGCTTCACCCGGGTGCAGCCGGGTGGCGTGGGGCCGATGCGGGCCGCCCGGGTCGTCTTCTTCAACCCGAAGAACGACATCGCGATCCTGAAGGTGCACCACCTGGGGATGCGCCCGCTATCCCTCGGGGTGCCAGAACCGGGCGAGCCGGTCGCCGTGATAGGTTTCCCGGACAACGGCCCCCTCGACGTCCAGCCCGGCCGCACCGGCGAGACCCAGCAGGTGATCTCGACGAACGCCTACAACCGCGGGCCGGTGGAGCGCACCGTCACCAGCTTCCGCGTCTTCGTCCGACCCGGTAACTCCGGCGGCCCGGCCGTGGACGGCGGCGGCAGGGTGGTCGCCACCATCTTCGCCAGCCGCGCCGACTCCAACCGTGCCGGATACGGCATACCGACCCAGGTCGTCGAGCGCTACCTCTCCCTCGCTGCAGGACGCACGAAGCCCGTGAGTACCGGCTCCTGCACCCGGTGA
- the rlmN gene encoding 23S rRNA (adenine(2503)-C(2))-methyltransferase RlmN → MLARELLPDVQEVLETRREPPYRLSQAYRALCVSFVRDWEECTVLPKGLRDELNEKAPAATLELLRIARSKDGTRKYLFQTRDGHRIETVMIPEKDRRTVCISTQIGCPMGCAFCATGLLGIERNLKAREIAEQVFVVARDIAPERVSNVVVMGMGEPFLNYRQMILALRVLNDPDGFNLSARHIAASTSGLVDRIRRFADEPEQFHLAISLHTPFEEERRRLMPVASRHSISEVMSAARYYVERSHRKLFFEYTLLAGVNDQPRHAEALATLLDHPLYHLNLIRFNWTDTGFSATSRKGAREFLEMVRELGLSATLRPSRGADIDAACGQLAAKDLRGRPVATTG, encoded by the coding sequence ATGCTGGCTCGCGAACTCCTCCCGGACGTACAGGAAGTCCTCGAGACCCGCCGGGAGCCCCCCTACCGGCTCTCGCAGGCTTACCGGGCGCTCTGCGTCTCCTTCGTGCGCGACTGGGAGGAGTGCACCGTCCTGCCGAAAGGCCTGCGCGACGAACTCAACGAGAAGGCCCCGGCGGCCACGCTCGAGCTGCTCAGGATCGCGCGCTCGAAGGACGGAACCCGCAAGTACCTGTTTCAGACCCGTGATGGACACCGTATCGAGACGGTCATGATCCCGGAGAAGGACCGCCGCACGGTGTGCATCTCGACCCAGATCGGCTGTCCGATGGGCTGCGCGTTCTGCGCCACGGGGCTCCTGGGGATAGAGCGCAACCTGAAGGCGCGCGAGATAGCCGAGCAGGTCTTCGTCGTAGCCCGGGACATCGCCCCCGAGCGCGTCTCGAACGTGGTGGTGATGGGCATGGGCGAGCCGTTCCTCAACTACCGCCAGATGATCCTGGCCCTGAGGGTCCTCAACGATCCGGACGGCTTCAACCTCTCGGCACGCCACATCGCAGCCTCCACCAGCGGGCTCGTGGACAGGATCCGACGCTTCGCCGACGAGCCGGAGCAGTTCCACCTGGCGATCTCGCTGCACACACCCTTCGAGGAGGAGCGCCGCCGGCTCATGCCGGTCGCCTCGCGGCATTCGATCTCCGAGGTGATGTCCGCGGCCCGCTACTACGTCGAGAGGAGCCACCGCAAGCTCTTCTTCGAGTACACCCTGCTCGCCGGCGTCAACGACCAGCCCCGCCACGCCGAGGCACTCGCCACTCTGCTCGACCATCCGCTATATCACCTGAATCTCATTCGTTTCAACTGGACGGATACGGGCTTCAGCGCGACCTCCCGCAAAGGCGCCCGCGAGTTCCTCGAGATGGTGCGTGAGCTCGGGCTCTCGGCCACCCTCCGGCCGAGCCGCGGGGCGGACATCGACGCGGCCTGCGGTCAGCTGGCGGCGAAAGACCTCAGGGGACGGCCGGTCGCCACCACGGGCTGA
- a CDS encoding ABC transporter ATP-binding protein, which produces MEALRGVDLSVRKGEVFGLVGSNGAGKTTLIKTLVGALRPSGGRARVLGLDPLEERGELRRRIGYMPQAPVLYDDLPAQENVEFFGAAHCISGLRERAREALRFVELEERAKDPVHTLSGGMKNRVSLACALVHEPEMLFLDEPTAGVDPQLRSRFWEQFRQLAGGGATLFISTHLMEEAVLCDRIAILHQGCVIAADSPRRLLQRGKTRLVVEWDGRREERLIGGRPEDLAQALKAYGLAREISALSVEADSLETVVLSIIGEEER; this is translated from the coding sequence GTGGAGGCGCTGCGGGGTGTGGACCTCTCGGTGCGTAAAGGGGAGGTCTTCGGGCTCGTTGGGTCGAACGGGGCCGGGAAGACCACTCTCATAAAGACGCTGGTGGGGGCGCTGCGCCCCAGCGGGGGCCGGGCGCGGGTGCTCGGGCTCGACCCGCTGGAGGAAAGAGGAGAGTTGAGGCGCAGAATCGGGTACATGCCGCAGGCCCCCGTGCTCTACGACGATCTGCCGGCCCAGGAGAACGTCGAGTTCTTCGGTGCGGCCCACTGTATTTCGGGCCTGCGGGAGCGGGCGCGGGAGGCGCTCCGGTTCGTCGAGCTGGAGGAGCGGGCGAAGGATCCCGTGCACACCCTCTCCGGCGGCATGAAGAACCGGGTCTCGCTCGCGTGTGCGCTCGTCCACGAGCCCGAGATGCTCTTCCTGGACGAGCCCACCGCCGGGGTGGACCCGCAGCTCAGAAGCCGGTTCTGGGAGCAGTTCCGGCAGCTCGCCGGGGGCGGAGCCACGCTGTTCATCAGCACTCATCTCATGGAGGAGGCCGTGCTCTGCGACCGCATCGCGATCCTGCACCAGGGGTGCGTCATCGCCGCCGACAGCCCGCGGCGACTCCTCCAGCGGGGGAAGACCCGCCTCGTCGTCGAGTGGGACGGAAGAAGAGAAGAGCGCCTCATCGGCGGGCGGCCCGAGGATCTCGCGCAGGCGCTGAAGGCCTACGGGCTCGCGCGGGAGATAAGCGCCCTCAGCGTGGAGGCCGACTCGCTCGAGACGGTCGTGCTCTCGATCATCGGGGAGGAGGAGAGATGA
- a CDS encoding TetR/AcrR family transcriptional regulator — translation MGEGRDRREQILEAAFGEFSERGFRGATIKGIAEAAGLQSPALIYWYFEDKEALFREAIRSRVPLLQTIRDPEALLDRPPEEVLAEVGRAFFSTADATSSRQLLRLMIGESTHHPKVAELFFQSGLGRALRFLELYLERQAELGRLRPHDARSGARAFVGMLFVQMMGKAIVPQLLEGAPPDEDYLQDMVGIFLEGLRLEGR, via the coding sequence TTGGGTGAGGGACGGGATCGACGGGAGCAGATCCTCGAGGCGGCGTTTGGAGAGTTCTCGGAGAGGGGGTTTCGGGGGGCGACGATAAAGGGCATTGCGGAGGCGGCGGGGCTGCAGTCTCCGGCCCTGATCTACTGGTATTTCGAGGACAAGGAGGCGCTCTTCCGGGAGGCGATCAGGTCGCGTGTCCCCCTGCTGCAAACGATACGCGATCCTGAGGCTCTGCTGGACCGGCCGCCGGAGGAGGTGCTGGCGGAGGTCGGGAGGGCCTTCTTCTCCACGGCCGACGCCACCTCCAGCAGGCAGCTCTTGCGGCTGATGATCGGGGAGTCCACCCACCACCCGAAGGTTGCGGAGCTGTTCTTCCAGAGTGGTCTGGGGCGGGCGCTGCGGTTTCTGGAGCTCTACCTCGAACGTCAGGCGGAGCTCGGCAGGCTCCGCCCGCACGATGCCAGATCTGGCGCCCGGGCCTTCGTCGGGATGCTCTTCGTACAGATGATGGGCAAGGCGATCGTACCGCAGCTGCTGGAGGGCGCGCCGCCCGACGAAGACTATCTCCAGGACATGGTCGGCATCTTTCTGGAAGGGCTGAGGCTGGAGGGGAGGTAG
- a CDS encoding PH domain-containing protein, with the protein MAGGVVASWALIARADVVAWVAALPVVAVCGFAFLSVAVVPELRWRRWRYELREEEIDLKRGILWQRRTLVPLSRVQHVDTKSGPLQRRFGLATVEVYTAAGPEEIPELALPVAMEVRDRISELSRTAERL; encoded by the coding sequence TTGGCCGGGGGTGTGGTTGCGAGCTGGGCCCTGATCGCGCGGGCGGATGTCGTTGCCTGGGTCGCCGCTCTGCCGGTGGTGGCCGTCTGTGGGTTCGCCTTCCTCTCCGTCGCCGTGGTACCGGAACTCCGGTGGAGGAGGTGGAGATATGAGCTCCGCGAGGAAGAGATCGACCTCAAGCGAGGCATCCTGTGGCAGAGACGTACGCTCGTCCCGCTCTCGCGCGTCCAGCACGTGGACACGAAAAGCGGCCCGCTGCAGCGCCGCTTCGGTCTCGCGACCGTGGAGGTCTACACGGCCGCCGGTCCGGAGGAAATCCCGGAGCTCGCCCTGCCGGTGGCCATGGAGGTGCGCGACCGTATCTCCGAGCTGTCCCGCACCGCGGAGAGACTCTGA
- a CDS encoding ABC transporter permease, which produces MRRTLAVGGRVVRQLLRNTRFLGLSIVAPLVIVYFLKIFFDTFPEGFDTDRYAVPAAAFIVHFMAFLLCAIALVQERTAGTMERMFVNGFRRAEIIGGYVLGYLGLATLQAAVALAEVLWLFKLDYDAGVLASLFAVVWLLAIASIMLGIFVSTFARREGQVFPFVPLIILPSVFLSGFLVDVDRLPEWAEWLGHAFPMLYANEVIQEVIKPGGELGDVWTNLAILIGYGVALLVLASRTLREME; this is translated from the coding sequence ATGAGACGCACCCTCGCCGTCGGCGGGCGGGTCGTCAGGCAGCTTTTGCGCAACACCCGCTTCCTCGGCCTCTCCATCGTCGCGCCGCTCGTCATCGTGTACTTCCTCAAGATCTTCTTCGATACCTTCCCGGAGGGCTTCGACACCGATCGCTACGCCGTCCCGGCGGCGGCCTTCATCGTCCACTTCATGGCTTTTCTGCTGTGCGCCATCGCGCTCGTGCAGGAGCGGACGGCGGGCACGATGGAGCGTATGTTCGTGAACGGTTTCAGGCGTGCCGAGATCATCGGCGGGTATGTGCTCGGGTACCTGGGGCTCGCGACGTTGCAGGCCGCCGTCGCGCTCGCGGAGGTGCTGTGGCTCTTCAAGCTCGACTACGACGCCGGCGTGCTGGCGTCGCTGTTCGCGGTCGTTTGGCTGCTCGCGATAGCGTCCATCATGCTCGGTATCTTCGTCTCCACCTTCGCCCGCAGGGAGGGACAGGTCTTCCCGTTCGTGCCCCTTATCATACTGCCCTCCGTCTTCCTCTCGGGCTTTCTGGTGGACGTGGACAGGTTGCCGGAGTGGGCGGAGTGGCTCGGGCACGCCTTCCCGATGCTCTACGCCAACGAGGTCATCCAGGAGGTGATAAAACCCGGCGGAGAGCTGGGGGACGTGTGGACCAACCTCGCCATCCTGATCGGCTACGGCGTCGCTCTCCTCGTGCTCGCCTCCCGGACTCTTCGGGAGATGGAGTGA
- a CDS encoding putative bifunctional diguanylate cyclase/phosphodiesterase, whose protein sequence is MVITASSTNRKEPRRGAGVKSPDVWLEEIPGQRHQMGQFLKWLMPLVLGFGLLEAGASAAFRDPGSGVAGLTLFAYGASLEVARRWSGRMERANAAIAIICCGFLLACIVVALAQPFLITVIILAPLLAVGVALPYASGKMLRRLLVVAWLVAVIIAVLSEISPSDSRLPGWYAAPFHVACLAAAVAVVLLLLWQFRSRLVGALVQARLAEERALYDATHDSLTGLPNRALFMERLRQALERAREAGGRPFAVLFLDLDRFKNVNDSLGHVVGDGMLVEIAKRLRACVRVEDTVARLGGDEFTVLLASAGDLGEVLEVAERLQRALASPFYVRGHELYTSASIGIIPDSRGYERPEDLLRDADTAMYQAKREGRARYEVFTGEMRRRVLETLRLENDLRRAVERGEFYVRYQPIVSLRSGAVVGFEALARWEHPDRGEIPPAKFIPLAEETGLISRINRRVLREACRSAKVWQERFPEHRPLTVSVNLSPVQLSQPSLADQVAEALAESGLEGRHLRLEVTESAIMLGAEPATRALRELGIRIHIDDFGTGYSSLGVLQRLPADALKIDRAFVENVCSADGAQIVQTVTTLAHSLGMDVIAEGVETDEQLERLRRAGCDYAQGFLFSRPVDARDAGEIIASSLR, encoded by the coding sequence ATGGTGATCACGGCCAGTTCTACGAACAGGAAGGAGCCGCGCCGGGGAGCCGGGGTGAAATCCCCGGACGTATGGCTGGAGGAAATCCCCGGTCAGAGACACCAGATGGGGCAGTTCCTCAAGTGGCTCATGCCGCTCGTCCTCGGGTTCGGTCTGCTGGAGGCCGGGGCCTCCGCCGCCTTCCGGGATCCCGGTTCCGGCGTCGCCGGTCTCACCCTGTTCGCCTACGGCGCCTCGCTCGAGGTCGCCCGCCGGTGGTCCGGGAGGATGGAACGGGCCAACGCCGCCATCGCGATCATCTGCTGCGGGTTTCTCCTGGCCTGCATCGTAGTCGCCCTCGCGCAGCCCTTCCTCATAACCGTCATCATCCTCGCCCCGCTGCTCGCCGTCGGTGTGGCGTTACCCTATGCGAGCGGAAAGATGCTGCGCCGTCTGCTCGTAGTAGCATGGCTGGTGGCGGTGATCATCGCCGTCCTGAGCGAGATCTCACCCTCAGATTCCCGGCTCCCCGGATGGTACGCCGCGCCTTTCCACGTGGCATGCCTCGCCGCCGCGGTCGCGGTCGTGTTGCTTTTGCTCTGGCAGTTCAGGAGCCGGCTGGTCGGGGCGCTGGTGCAGGCCCGGCTGGCCGAGGAGAGGGCGCTCTACGACGCCACGCACGATTCACTCACCGGCCTGCCCAACCGGGCTCTGTTCATGGAGAGGCTCAGGCAGGCGCTCGAGCGGGCGCGCGAGGCCGGAGGGAGACCGTTCGCGGTGCTCTTCCTCGATCTCGACCGCTTCAAGAACGTCAACGACTCACTCGGGCACGTGGTGGGTGACGGAATGCTCGTCGAGATAGCGAAGAGGCTCAGGGCCTGTGTTCGCGTGGAGGACACCGTCGCCCGGCTCGGCGGGGACGAGTTCACCGTGCTGCTCGCGAGCGCCGGAGATCTCGGGGAGGTTCTCGAGGTGGCGGAGAGATTGCAGCGGGCGCTGGCCTCCCCCTTCTACGTGCGAGGGCACGAACTCTACACCTCGGCGAGTATCGGGATCATCCCGGATTCGCGGGGTTACGAAAGGCCGGAGGACCTGCTGCGCGATGCGGACACGGCGATGTATCAGGCGAAGAGGGAGGGACGGGCCCGCTACGAGGTCTTCACGGGGGAGATGCGCCGGCGCGTGCTCGAGACCCTCCGGCTCGAGAACGACCTCAGGCGGGCGGTGGAGAGGGGGGAGTTCTACGTCCGCTACCAGCCGATAGTCTCGCTCAGGAGCGGTGCGGTGGTCGGCTTCGAAGCGCTCGCCAGGTGGGAGCACCCCGACCGAGGGGAGATCCCCCCGGCAAAGTTCATCCCGCTCGCGGAGGAAACCGGACTCATCTCCAGGATCAACCGGCGCGTGCTGCGGGAGGCGTGCCGGAGTGCGAAGGTTTGGCAGGAGAGGTTTCCGGAGCACAGGCCGCTCACCGTGAGCGTGAATCTCTCCCCCGTGCAGCTCTCGCAGCCCTCCCTCGCCGACCAGGTGGCGGAGGCTCTCGCCGAGAGCGGGCTGGAGGGGCGACACCTGCGTCTGGAGGTGACCGAGAGCGCTATAATGCTCGGCGCCGAGCCTGCCACGCGCGCCCTGCGCGAGCTGGGGATCAGGATCCACATAGACGATTTCGGCACCGGGTATTCCTCGCTCGGGGTGCTGCAGCGCCTTCCGGCCGACGCGCTGAAGATAGACCGGGCCTTCGTGGAGAACGTGTGCTCGGCTGACGGTGCGCAGATCGTGCAGACCGTGACCACGCTCGCGCACAGTCTGGGGATGGACGTGATCGCGGAGGGGGTCGAGACCGACGAGCAGCTGGAGAGGCTACGCCGGGCCGGCTGCGACTACGCTCAGGGATTCTTGTTCTCCAGGCCGGTTGATGCCCGGGATGCCGGGGAGATCATAGCCTCCTCGCTGCGGTAG
- a CDS encoding 2Fe-2S iron-sulfur cluster-binding protein — protein sequence MAKTHRVTFKKSGITIECSEDEYILEKAEENGLDLPYDCRSGTCTTCMQMCLEGEIDQDLAFAISDEELAEGYRLICIGSPLSDVVLDA from the coding sequence ATGGCGAAGACGCACAGGGTAACCTTCAAGAAGAGCGGCATCACCATAGAGTGCTCCGAGGATGAGTACATCCTCGAGAAGGCCGAGGAGAACGGGTTAGACCTCCCCTACGACTGCCGCAGCGGTACCTGCACCACCTGCATGCAGATGTGCCTCGAGGGAGAGATAGACCAGGATCTTGCGTTTGCGATCTCCGACGAGGAGCTTGCGGAGGGATATCGTCTGATCTGCATCGGCAGCCCCCTCTCCGACGTCGTGCTCGACGCCTGA